One Nocardioides luti DNA window includes the following coding sequences:
- a CDS encoding PPOX class F420-dependent oxidoreductase, giving the protein MEIEQALAAARARHESVLTTVKKDGRPQLSNVLHAVDDAGVLRISTTADRAKYANLARTPWAALHVNGPDFWSYAVLEADVTLSAVAADPEDAAVEELVELYRALQGEHADWDEYRAAMVADRRVVVRLTPTHAYGALR; this is encoded by the coding sequence ATGGAGATCGAGCAGGCCCTCGCGGCCGCACGCGCACGCCACGAGTCGGTGCTCACGACGGTGAAGAAGGACGGCAGGCCGCAGCTGTCCAACGTGCTGCACGCCGTTGACGACGCCGGCGTGCTCCGCATCTCGACCACGGCGGACCGCGCGAAGTACGCCAACCTCGCGCGGACGCCCTGGGCCGCGCTGCACGTGAACGGCCCGGACTTCTGGTCCTACGCGGTGCTCGAGGCCGACGTCACGCTGTCGGCCGTGGCGGCGGACCCGGAGGACGCGGCCGTCGAGGAGCTCGTGGAGCTCTACCGCGCCCTCCAGGGCGAGCACGCCGACTGGGACGAGTACCGCGCCGCCATGGTGGCCGACCGGCGCGTCGTCGTACGCCTCACCCCGACGCACGCGTACGGCGCGCTGCGCTGA
- a CDS encoding DUF6596 domain-containing protein, translating to MTPPAAAGTDDADVWRACAPHVVAALVRRYADFDAAEDATQEALLAASRQWPVQGRPDDPRAWLIRVASRRLVDHWRSEGARADREERVARREVRHPAPDADEALRGDRDDSLTLLLLCCHPALSRSSQVALTLRAVGGLTTGQVARAFLVPESTMGQRISRAKATLAGVGAPFATPPRHELPARVAAVAQVLYLVFTEGHTATTGTGLSDTTLADEAIRLTRQLHAHLPRESEVTGLLALMLLTDARRAARTDRDGGLVTLAEQDRSRWDRALVDEGVRLVEAALPVGPVGPYQLQAAIAALHDEAATAAETDWAQIEVLYGMLAEVAPGPVVTLNRAVAVAEVHGAPAGLALLEPLLAARRLRHHHRLHAVHAHLLEREGRREDARTAYAEAARLATSIPEQRYLNARAASV from the coding sequence GTGACCCCGCCGGCGGCCGCGGGCACCGACGACGCCGACGTGTGGCGCGCCTGTGCGCCGCACGTCGTGGCGGCGCTCGTGCGGCGGTACGCCGACTTCGACGCGGCCGAGGACGCGACCCAGGAGGCGCTGCTCGCCGCGTCGCGCCAGTGGCCGGTGCAGGGCCGGCCCGACGACCCGCGTGCCTGGCTCATCCGGGTCGCCTCGCGGCGGCTGGTCGACCACTGGCGGTCCGAGGGCGCCCGGGCCGACCGGGAGGAGCGGGTCGCACGGCGCGAGGTCCGGCACCCGGCCCCGGACGCGGACGAGGCGCTGCGGGGCGACCGCGACGACTCCCTGACGCTCCTGCTGCTCTGCTGCCACCCGGCGCTGAGCCGCAGCTCGCAGGTGGCGCTCACGCTCCGGGCCGTCGGTGGGCTCACCACCGGGCAGGTCGCGCGGGCGTTCCTCGTGCCGGAGAGCACGATGGGCCAGCGGATCAGCCGGGCCAAGGCCACGCTCGCGGGCGTCGGCGCGCCGTTCGCCACCCCACCCCGGCACGAGCTGCCGGCGCGGGTGGCGGCGGTCGCGCAGGTGCTCTACCTCGTCTTCACCGAGGGCCACACGGCGACGACGGGCACGGGGCTGAGCGACACCACGCTGGCCGACGAGGCGATCCGGCTCACCCGGCAGCTGCACGCGCACCTGCCCCGCGAGAGCGAGGTGACCGGGCTGCTGGCCCTGATGCTGCTGACCGACGCCCGGCGCGCGGCCCGCACGGACCGCGACGGCGGGCTGGTGACGCTGGCCGAGCAGGACCGGTCCCGGTGGGACCGGGCGCTCGTCGACGAGGGCGTGCGCCTGGTCGAGGCCGCCCTGCCGGTCGGCCCGGTCGGCCCCTACCAGCTCCAGGCCGCGATCGCAGCCCTGCACGACGAGGCGGCCACCGCCGCGGAGACCGACTGGGCGCAGATCGAGGTGCTCTACGGGATGCTCGCGGAGGTCGCGCCCGGACCGGTCGTCACGCTCAACCGGGCGGTCGCCGTCGCCGAGGTCCACGGCGCGCCCGCGGGGCTCGCACTGCTGGAGCCGCTGCTCGCGGCCCGTCGTCTGCGCCACCACCACCGCCTGCACGCCGTGCACGCCCACCTGCTCGAGCGGGAGGGCCGCCGGGAGGACGCTCGTACGGCGTACGCCGAGGCGGCCCGGCTCGCCACGAGCATCCCCGAGCAGCGCTACCTCAACGCGCGGGCGGCGTCCGTCTGA
- a CDS encoding YciI family protein: MKYVVLIHSHPEPWGHPTIDYTPEGRAAQREQAEQGDGSGGDFDAFLAEISASGELVTAEALADPRSSTVYRWGPDGHVATDGPFAEAKEQLAGFFLLECATRERAEELARHFAGPGDTIELRPAMWPGADDQ; encoded by the coding sequence GTGAAGTACGTCGTCCTCATCCACTCCCACCCCGAGCCGTGGGGGCACCCCACGATCGACTACACGCCCGAGGGCCGGGCCGCCCAGCGCGAGCAGGCTGAGCAGGGCGACGGGTCCGGGGGTGACTTCGACGCGTTCCTCGCCGAGATCTCGGCGTCCGGCGAGCTCGTGACGGCCGAGGCGCTCGCCGACCCCCGGTCGTCGACGGTCTACCGCTGGGGTCCCGACGGGCACGTCGCGACCGACGGCCCGTTCGCGGAGGCCAAGGAGCAGCTCGCGGGCTTCTTCCTGCTCGAGTGCGCGACCCGCGAGCGGGCCGAGGAGCTCGCCCGGCACTTCGCCGGACCGGGCGACACGATCGAGCTGCGCCCCGCGATGTGGCCGGGCGCCGACGACCAGTGA
- a CDS encoding FAD-dependent oxidoreductase: MTSAKKKYDVVVVGGGHNGLVSAAYLARAGLSVLVLERLDHTGGAAVSAQAFRGHPARLSRYSYLVSLMPTQLVDDLGLDIALASRTTASYTPTLRDGKPGGLLVERPEGEATRRSFAELTGGEAEYDAWREFYADIADLAHVVAPTLLSPLPTERSIREQVDPGIWRDFVTAPLGAAIESRFTDDTVRGVVATDGLIGTFASMHDPSLIQNRCFLYHLIGNGTGEWRVPIGGMGAVTDALARAARAAGAEILTGAGVSAIRTAGAAGGAGAGTGAEIEWHDGATRHTVEATYVLANVAPWVLRILLGEPEDPAGKPEGSQLKINFLLDRLPRLRSGVDPAVAFSGTLHLGEDYTQLETAYHDAAAGLVPSVMPGEVYCHSLTDPSILGNSPAGTHTLTYFGLHTPASLFATDPAGAKELAVARALASLNEHLVEPIESCVARDADGKPCLEAKIPQDVEADLAMPGGHIFHGDLDWPWASNRARLDSAAQQWGVQTDDPSVLLCGSGSRRGGAVSGLGGHNAAQAVLASL, translated from the coding sequence GTGACCTCCGCGAAGAAGAAGTACGACGTCGTCGTCGTGGGCGGTGGCCACAACGGCCTCGTGTCTGCCGCGTACCTCGCCCGCGCGGGCCTGTCGGTCCTCGTCCTCGAGCGCCTCGACCACACCGGCGGCGCCGCCGTGTCGGCGCAGGCCTTCCGCGGTCATCCGGCGCGGCTGTCGCGCTACTCCTACCTCGTCTCGCTGATGCCGACGCAGCTGGTCGACGACCTGGGCCTCGACATCGCGCTGGCCTCGCGCACCACCGCGTCGTACACCCCCACCCTGCGCGACGGGAAGCCCGGCGGGCTGCTCGTCGAGCGCCCCGAGGGCGAGGCCACCCGTCGCTCGTTCGCCGAGCTCACCGGCGGCGAGGCGGAGTACGACGCCTGGCGCGAGTTCTACGCCGACATCGCCGACCTGGCCCACGTGGTGGCCCCGACGCTGCTCTCGCCGCTGCCGACCGAGCGCTCGATCCGCGAGCAGGTCGACCCCGGCATCTGGCGCGACTTCGTGACCGCCCCGCTGGGCGCAGCGATCGAGTCCCGCTTCACCGACGACACCGTGCGCGGCGTGGTCGCCACCGACGGCCTGATCGGCACCTTCGCGTCGATGCACGACCCGTCGCTGATCCAGAACCGCTGCTTCCTCTACCACCTGATCGGCAACGGCACCGGCGAGTGGCGGGTGCCGATCGGCGGCATGGGCGCGGTCACCGACGCCCTCGCCCGCGCGGCCCGAGCCGCCGGGGCGGAGATCCTCACCGGGGCCGGCGTGAGCGCGATCCGCACGGCCGGCGCGGCTGGCGGGGCGGGTGCCGGCACCGGCGCCGAGATCGAGTGGCACGACGGCGCCACCCGGCACACCGTCGAGGCGACGTACGTCCTGGCGAACGTCGCCCCCTGGGTGCTGCGCATCCTGCTCGGCGAGCCGGAGGACCCGGCCGGCAAGCCCGAGGGCTCCCAGCTCAAGATCAACTTCCTGCTCGACCGCCTGCCACGCCTGCGCTCGGGCGTCGACCCGGCCGTCGCGTTCTCGGGCACCCTGCACCTGGGCGAGGACTACACCCAGCTCGAGACGGCCTACCACGACGCCGCCGCCGGGCTGGTGCCGTCGGTGATGCCCGGCGAGGTCTACTGCCACTCCCTCACCGACCCCTCGATCCTCGGGAACTCCCCGGCCGGCACGCACACGCTGACCTACTTCGGCCTGCACACGCCCGCGTCGCTCTTCGCCACCGACCCGGCCGGCGCCAAGGAGCTCGCCGTCGCCCGCGCGCTGGCGTCGCTCAACGAGCACCTGGTCGAGCCGATCGAGTCCTGCGTGGCCCGCGACGCCGACGGCAAGCCGTGCCTGGAGGCGAAGATCCCGCAGGACGTCGAGGCCGACCTCGCGATGCCCGGCGGCCACATCTTCCACGGCGACCTCGACTGGCCCTGGGCCTCGAACCGCGCCCGCCTCGACTCCGCCGCCCAGCAGTGGGGCGTGCAGACCGACGACCCGAGCGTGCTGCTGTGCGGCTCCGGCTCGCGTCGCGGCGGCGCGGTCTCCGGCCTCGGCGGCCACAACGCGGCGCAGGCCGTGCTGGCCTCGCTCTGA